From Weissella diestrammenae, a single genomic window includes:
- the purF gene encoding amidophosphoribosyltransferase — MVASLVENQNSLNEECGIFGVWGRSDAANMTYYGLHALQHRGQEGAGIVANQCGQLWQERGLGLLGDVFHDPKRLERLKGTAAIGHVRYATAGNSGIENIQPLMANFSDAQLSLAHNGNITNAKTLRCQLEDQGAIFQSSSDTEVLLHLIRRSKSKHFVDKLKAALNQLHGGFAFLLLTADTLYAALDPHGFRPFVVGQLADGKYVVTSETAALATVGARFIRDVQPGELITINDQGIQIEQYTMQTTLNIDVMEYIYFARPDSNIYGVNVHNARKKMGAALAKEQPVAADIVVGVPNSALSATMGYAEAAGLPNEMGLVKNQYVARTFIEPTQERRERAVRMKLTANQAVVTGKRVVLVDDSIVRGTTSKYIINMLREAGASEVHVRVASPEFKFPAFYGVDMQTTDELMAANHTKSEMCEIIGADSLEFLSVDGLVKAIDLPYFGEGSGLTTAYFDGHYPSPIYDYQETLTTFVQNGLVDFLPEPTTMYSPTQVRSIAGQRL, encoded by the coding sequence ATGGTTGCTAGCCTAGTTGAAAATCAAAATAGCTTGAATGAAGAATGCGGTATTTTTGGTGTTTGGGGCCGGTCAGATGCTGCCAATATGACCTATTACGGGTTGCATGCTTTACAACATCGTGGACAAGAAGGTGCTGGAATTGTCGCTAATCAATGCGGCCAACTTTGGCAAGAACGCGGACTGGGTCTTCTTGGCGATGTTTTTCATGATCCTAAGCGTTTGGAACGTTTAAAGGGAACGGCAGCAATTGGGCATGTGCGATATGCAACGGCTGGGAATAGTGGGATTGAAAATATTCAACCATTGATGGCCAACTTTTCGGATGCACAACTATCCTTGGCTCATAACGGTAATATCACCAATGCCAAAACATTGCGCTGTCAGTTAGAGGATCAAGGGGCGATTTTTCAATCTTCTTCAGATACCGAAGTGTTATTACATTTAATTCGACGGTCAAAATCAAAGCACTTTGTTGATAAGCTAAAGGCAGCGCTTAACCAATTGCATGGTGGCTTTGCTTTCTTATTGTTAACCGCTGACACCTTATATGCTGCCCTAGATCCACATGGTTTTCGACCTTTTGTGGTAGGTCAATTGGCTGACGGTAAGTATGTGGTGACATCTGAAACTGCTGCTTTAGCGACAGTAGGGGCACGATTTATTCGTGATGTTCAACCCGGTGAGTTGATTACAATTAACGATCAGGGCATTCAGATTGAACAATATACCATGCAAACAACCTTAAATATTGATGTGATGGAATATATTTATTTCGCTCGACCAGATTCTAATATTTATGGCGTAAACGTGCACAATGCCCGAAAAAAAATGGGCGCAGCTTTGGCAAAAGAACAGCCAGTTGCAGCTGATATTGTGGTCGGTGTACCAAACTCGGCTTTGTCCGCCACGATGGGATATGCCGAAGCGGCTGGATTACCGAATGAAATGGGATTAGTGAAAAATCAATATGTCGCTCGGACGTTTATTGAACCGACACAAGAACGGCGTGAACGTGCGGTTCGAATGAAACTCACCGCCAATCAAGCGGTGGTTACTGGTAAGCGGGTAGTTTTAGTTGATGATTCAATCGTCCGCGGAACGACATCAAAATACATTATCAATATGCTACGTGAAGCTGGTGCTAGTGAAGTCCATGTTCGAGTGGCATCACCTGAATTTAAATTTCCTGCGTTTTATGGTGTCGATATGCAGACAACCGATGAATTAATGGCGGCTAATCATACAAAATCTGAAATGTGTGAGATTATTGGCGCGGATTCTTTGGAGTTTCTTTCAGTTGATGGTTTGGTCAAAGCGATTGATTTACCTTATTTTGGCGAAGGTAGTGGTTTGACCACCGCATATTTTGATGGTCATTATCCGAGTCCAATCTATGATTATCAAGAAACATTAACCACGTTTGTACAAAATGGGCTGGTTGATTTTTTACCTGAACCAACAACGATGTATTCACCAACGCAAGTGCGGTCGATTGCTGGTCAACGTTTGTAA
- the purM gene encoding phosphoribosylformylglycinamidine cyclo-ligase, producing MQNERKEIWDLSENVEMSQDAYAAAGVDVAAGNEAVTRMKASVQRTYNQNVLSGLGGFGAAFAIGQGYDDPILIAGADGVGTKLLLAIAANKHDTIGQDLVAMTVNDILAQGAKPLFLLDYLAVDKIRPAIAAEIVGGIASACEQVGVALIGGESAELPGLYAPHHYDLAAFGVGIVERQRLLQKSAVEAGDVLIGLASSGIHSNGYSLVRQVFNLHEPNQFNQLSTEDQAELLKPTKLYGPMVQPLIDEQLITSIAHITGGGIVENLPRAYTTNLKAEINWGSWPILPIFNQIQAAGQLRLSDMLLTFNNGLGMVLIVKPDVVKSVLARLTDDAYVIGTIQKRQHDEKHVEFRGEAPWHA from the coding sequence ATGCAAAATGAACGAAAGGAAATTTGGGACTTGAGTGAAAATGTAGAAATGAGCCAAGATGCATATGCTGCGGCTGGCGTTGACGTTGCAGCTGGGAATGAAGCCGTAACGCGAATGAAAGCGAGTGTCCAACGAACTTATAACCAAAATGTATTGTCTGGACTAGGTGGGTTTGGCGCAGCTTTTGCCATTGGTCAAGGCTATGATGATCCGATTCTAATTGCTGGGGCAGATGGCGTGGGGACCAAACTATTATTAGCAATTGCTGCCAATAAGCATGACACAATTGGTCAAGATTTAGTGGCAATGACCGTGAATGATATTTTAGCACAGGGGGCCAAACCGTTATTCTTACTGGATTATTTAGCAGTCGATAAAATTCGACCAGCGATTGCCGCCGAGATTGTTGGTGGGATTGCGTCTGCTTGCGAGCAAGTTGGTGTGGCATTAATTGGTGGTGAATCAGCTGAATTACCGGGGCTATATGCACCGCATCACTATGATTTAGCGGCATTTGGGGTTGGGATTGTAGAGCGCCAACGATTATTACAAAAATCAGCAGTCGAAGCTGGCGACGTGCTCATCGGTTTGGCATCTAGTGGTATTCATTCAAATGGCTATTCGTTAGTACGCCAAGTGTTTAACTTACATGAACCAAATCAATTTAATCAGCTCTCAACCGAAGATCAGGCTGAACTACTGAAACCAACCAAGTTGTATGGACCAATGGTACAGCCTTTGATTGATGAACAATTGATTACGAGTATTGCACATATTACTGGCGGAGGGATAGTCGAAAATTTGCCAAGGGCATACACAACAAATTTAAAGGCGGAAATTAACTGGGGGAGTTGGCCAATTTTACCAATTTTCAATCAGATTCAGGCCGCTGGTCAATTACGTTTATCAGATATGTTATTGACATTTAATAATGGGCTGGGCATGGTTCTAATTGTTAAGCCCGACGTTGTTAAATCAGTACTGGCAAGGCTAACAGATGATGCCTATGTCATTGGTACAATCCAAAAGCGACAGCATGATGAAAAGCACGTTGAATTTAGAGGAGAGGCACCATGGCACGCATAA
- the purN gene encoding phosphoribosylglycinamide formyltransferase, which yields MARITRLAVFASGQGSNFVALAQAIQAQQLPATIVRLIVDKKNAGAIEKAKQLGIPYTLVDYRHFADRQAAELAILDQLNQDQVDGILLAGYMRLLTETLLTPYAGRIINIHPALLPSFPGTHGIQDAFDYGVRVTGVTVHYVDAGMDTGKIIAQQPVVIAVDDQLIDVEARIHAVEHQLYTATLAMLLERGEFIK from the coding sequence ATGGCACGCATAACTCGACTAGCTGTCTTCGCCAGTGGTCAAGGTAGTAATTTTGTTGCCTTGGCTCAGGCAATACAGGCACAACAATTGCCAGCAACGATTGTTCGTTTGATTGTAGATAAGAAAAATGCTGGTGCAATTGAAAAAGCAAAGCAGCTAGGGATTCCTTATACACTGGTTGACTACCGACACTTTGCTGATCGACAAGCAGCAGAATTAGCCATTTTAGACCAATTGAATCAAGATCAAGTGGATGGTATTTTATTGGCGGGTTACATGCGCCTGCTTACTGAGACTTTATTGACCCCATACGCAGGGAGAATTATCAATATTCATCCAGCATTGTTACCAAGTTTTCCTGGGACTCATGGGATTCAAGATGCCTTTGATTATGGCGTTCGTGTCACAGGTGTCACGGTTCATTATGTTGATGCTGGGATGGACACAGGAAAAATTATTGCTCAACAACCAGTTGTAATCGCAGTTGATGACCAGCTAATAGATGTTGAAGCTCGGATTCATGCAGTTGAACATCAATTATACACAGCAACATTAGCGATGTTATTAGAAAGAGGAGAATTTATCAAATGA
- the purH gene encoding bifunctional phosphoribosylaminoimidazolecarboxamide formyltransferase/IMP cyclohydrolase: MKRALLSVSDKTGLVAFAKGLVALGYELVSTGGTLKTLADAGLAPIPIDEVTGFPEMLDGRVKTLHPRVHAGLLARRDLAAHMDKLVEFDITPIDLVVVNLYPFKATIQKPDVTEAQAIENIDIGGPSMLRSAAKNFASVLAVTDPIDYDTVLDKLQTQTADLAFHKYLAKKVFQHTAAYDALIAAYLTDEQFPEQLTPTFELFEPMRYGENPFQKAAAYRSAIPEAYSIFSSKILHGKQLSYNNIRDADAVLRMIAEFEAPTVVTVKHMNPAGIGQGETIEAAWDRAFAADPVSIFGGIVALNRPVDVATAEKMHDIFLEVIIAPEYSDAAYEILAQKKNLRILQLPFTTDIPQKIELTAVLGGVVAQERDLTHEELSDLKVVSKVQPTAEQLKTMVFAQKAVKHVKSNAIVVAKAGQTLGIGAGQPNRIDSVNYAIKNALKVTTDLSDAVLASDAFFPFDDSVAYAAEHGISAVVEPGGSIKDQASIDKADELGIVLVFSGNRHFRH, translated from the coding sequence ATGAAGCGTGCATTATTAAGTGTCTCAGATAAAACCGGTTTGGTTGCATTTGCCAAAGGGCTGGTTGCATTAGGTTATGAATTAGTTTCGACCGGTGGTACCCTTAAAACATTAGCAGACGCAGGCTTGGCACCCATTCCAATTGATGAGGTGACTGGTTTTCCTGAGATGTTAGACGGACGTGTTAAAACGCTTCACCCACGTGTACATGCCGGGTTGTTAGCGCGGCGTGATTTAGCAGCACATATGGATAAGTTAGTTGAATTCGATATAACACCAATTGACTTGGTGGTTGTCAATCTGTATCCGTTTAAAGCTACAATTCAAAAACCAGACGTGACAGAAGCACAAGCCATTGAAAACATTGATATTGGTGGTCCTTCAATGTTACGTTCTGCGGCTAAAAATTTTGCGTCGGTGCTTGCTGTAACGGATCCAATCGATTATGACACTGTGCTAGATAAATTACAGACGCAGACGGCTGATTTAGCCTTTCATAAATACTTAGCAAAGAAAGTTTTCCAACATACTGCGGCCTATGACGCTTTGATTGCGGCATACTTGACAGACGAGCAGTTTCCAGAGCAATTAACCCCAACGTTCGAATTGTTTGAACCAATGCGATATGGTGAAAATCCATTCCAAAAAGCAGCCGCATATCGCAGTGCGATCCCTGAAGCGTACTCAATTTTTAGTTCAAAGATTCTGCATGGTAAACAATTATCTTACAATAACATCCGCGATGCTGATGCTGTTTTACGCATGATTGCTGAATTCGAAGCACCAACGGTTGTCACAGTTAAACATATGAATCCAGCCGGTATTGGGCAAGGAGAAACAATTGAAGCAGCTTGGGATCGTGCCTTTGCAGCGGATCCAGTATCGATTTTTGGTGGGATTGTGGCTTTGAATCGACCGGTTGATGTAGCCACAGCTGAAAAAATGCATGACATCTTTTTAGAAGTTATTATTGCACCGGAATATTCTGATGCAGCTTATGAAATTTTGGCACAGAAAAAGAATTTGCGTATTTTGCAATTACCATTTACAACCGATATACCACAAAAAATTGAGTTAACTGCTGTATTGGGTGGGGTTGTTGCACAAGAACGTGATTTAACACATGAAGAATTGTCTGATTTAAAAGTAGTTTCTAAAGTGCAACCAACAGCGGAACAATTAAAAACAATGGTATTTGCACAAAAAGCTGTTAAGCACGTTAAGTCGAATGCAATTGTTGTGGCAAAGGCCGGGCAAACACTTGGGATTGGTGCTGGTCAACCTAATCGCATTGACTCGGTCAATTATGCTATCAAAAATGCGCTAAAGGTGACCACTGATTTATCGGATGCGGTTTTGGCATCGGATGCTTTCTTTCCATTCGATGACTCAGTCGCTTATGCGGCTGAGCATGGCATTAGCGCAGTGGTTGAACCGGGTGGTTCAATCAAGGATCAGGCGTCAATTGATAAGGCTGACGAATTAGGAATTGTTTTGGTCTTTTCGGGTAATCGTCATTTTAGACATTAA
- the purD gene encoding phosphoribosylamine--glycine ligase, whose translation MKKVLVVGSGAREHAIAKTFLRSPQVDQVFVAPGNDGMRMTPNIKLVPISVQMIRDLADFAELERIDLTFVGSEEPLTLGIVDYFEQHDLPIFGPRQAAAQLEGSKTFAKELMAKYHIPTAQSVTVKSLDEALLAVERFGLPIVIKQDGLALGKGVQIFQRNDQLMQQLTGIYAKAPHATLVVEEYLEGVEFSIFSFVGQNGIVHAPIAQDHKRLLDGDEGPNTGGMGAYSPVPWLADDVRMTAIEKLVMPTIEGMKADGIPFYGILYTGVMLTKQGPKVIEFNVRLGDPETQVVLPQLNSDFYIMIDELMLGIQPQVTWQHHQVYIGVVLAGEKYPASGSQGITVPVLENHQVKVDSAALTLKDDAYVSDGGRLLTFVAAGETVSQAQEIIYSQLQTLDLKHFQYRTDIGYQAVNHEVTKI comes from the coding sequence ATGAAAAAAGTACTTGTAGTCGGATCTGGTGCACGTGAACATGCCATTGCAAAAACATTTTTACGCAGTCCACAAGTTGATCAAGTGTTTGTTGCACCTGGTAATGACGGCATGCGAATGACGCCAAATATCAAATTAGTGCCAATTTCAGTTCAGATGATTAGAGACTTGGCTGATTTTGCAGAATTAGAGCGGATTGATTTAACTTTTGTTGGTTCAGAAGAACCGTTGACACTTGGCATTGTGGACTACTTTGAACAACATGATTTGCCAATTTTTGGCCCACGGCAGGCGGCGGCACAATTAGAAGGTTCAAAAACATTTGCCAAAGAATTGATGGCTAAATATCATATACCAACAGCACAATCAGTTACTGTTAAATCTTTAGATGAAGCATTGCTGGCAGTAGAACGTTTTGGCTTACCAATTGTTATTAAACAAGATGGGCTGGCATTAGGGAAAGGTGTTCAGATTTTTCAACGTAACGATCAGTTAATGCAACAATTAACTGGGATTTATGCCAAAGCACCTCATGCGACGTTAGTGGTCGAAGAATATCTGGAGGGGGTAGAATTTTCTATTTTTTCTTTTGTTGGGCAAAACGGGATTGTTCACGCACCAATTGCACAAGATCATAAACGTTTGTTAGATGGTGATGAAGGGCCAAATACTGGTGGTATGGGTGCTTATAGTCCAGTGCCTTGGCTTGCTGATGATGTGCGGATGACAGCCATTGAAAAGCTAGTGATGCCGACGATTGAGGGGATGAAGGCTGATGGGATACCATTTTATGGGATACTCTATACTGGTGTGATGCTCACAAAACAGGGACCGAAAGTCATTGAATTTAATGTCAGGTTGGGAGATCCGGAAACACAAGTGGTCTTGCCACAATTAAATTCCGATTTTTATATCATGATTGATGAACTCATGCTTGGTATTCAACCCCAAGTAACTTGGCAACATCATCAAGTATACATTGGTGTGGTATTGGCTGGTGAGAAATACCCAGCATCTGGGTCACAAGGAATCACGGTGCCAGTACTTGAAAATCATCAAGTTAAGGTAGATTCGGCTGCGTTGACTTTAAAAGATGATGCCTATGTCAGTGATGGTGGTCGATTACTCACTTTTGTCGCGGCAGGTGAAACCGTTAGTCAAGCACAAGAAATCATCTATTCACAATTACAAACGCTTGATTTGAAACATTTTCAATATCGAACAGATATTGGGTATCAGGCAGTTAATCATGAAGTCACTAAGATCTAA
- a CDS encoding formate--tetrahydrofolate ligase gives MATDIEIAQHADIWPIEKIAAQVGLTADEIEPYGRDKAKIKLNPNIVRGKTLGKLILVTAISPTPAGEGKSTVTVGLADALSLAGKKTMIALREPSLGPVMGMKGGATGGGQSQVVPMADINLHFTGDFHALTSAHNTLAALIDNSIYQGNPHQLDPRRVLWKRVLDVNDRALRHVTIGLGGATSGVPREDGFDITVASELMAILTLSHDLEDMKRRIEAIVVGYTYEREPVFVKDLGVAGALTTLLKDAIKPNLVQTLAHTPTLIHGGPFANIAQGTNSIQATKTALQLADYVVTEAGFGSDLGGEKFLDFKVPLLGKTPDTIVIVATVRALKMHGGKAKSDLAAADVEALKVGLLNLGQHLKAMQRYQVPVLVAINRFVTDTPEEIQAIEAYAEAQGAKAYVANVWEAGGAGAPELAQAVIESTDMPKNFTPLYAKDDSAVEKLNLIVQSIYGGDGVELSDKAQKQLQQFSKFGWDKLPIIVAKTQYSLSDDAKKLGAPEHFKIHVREFVPKTGAGFLVALTGSILTMPGLPKHPAAYDIDINRDGTITGLF, from the coding sequence ATGGCAACAGACATTGAAATTGCACAACATGCTGATATTTGGCCGATTGAAAAGATTGCGGCACAAGTTGGGTTAACAGCTGATGAAATTGAACCTTATGGTCGTGATAAGGCAAAGATTAAACTGAATCCGAATATTGTGCGGGGAAAGACATTAGGTAAATTAATTTTAGTGACTGCGATTAGCCCGACACCAGCTGGGGAGGGTAAATCAACGGTGACAGTCGGATTGGCTGATGCGTTATCGTTAGCAGGTAAAAAAACGATGATTGCTTTACGCGAACCATCGCTTGGCCCAGTGATGGGAATGAAGGGTGGTGCAACGGGTGGCGGACAATCCCAAGTTGTGCCGATGGCAGATATTAACTTGCATTTTACGGGTGATTTTCATGCGTTGACGAGTGCGCATAATACTTTGGCAGCTTTGATTGACAACAGTATCTATCAAGGAAATCCGCATCAATTAGACCCACGACGCGTGTTATGGAAACGCGTGTTGGACGTGAATGATCGCGCATTACGGCATGTCACAATTGGATTAGGCGGAGCAACCTCTGGGGTGCCGCGTGAAGATGGATTTGATATTACAGTTGCCTCTGAATTGATGGCAATTTTAACATTGTCCCATGATTTGGAAGATATGAAGCGACGGATTGAGGCCATTGTTGTTGGCTACACTTATGAACGCGAGCCAGTCTTTGTCAAGGACTTGGGTGTGGCGGGTGCTTTAACTACGTTGTTAAAGGATGCCATTAAGCCTAATTTGGTACAAACGTTAGCGCATACGCCAACATTGATTCACGGTGGGCCATTTGCCAATATTGCGCAGGGGACAAATTCCATTCAAGCGACCAAAACAGCCCTGCAATTAGCAGATTATGTGGTGACTGAAGCTGGTTTCGGTTCTGATTTGGGTGGTGAAAAGTTCCTTGATTTTAAGGTGCCATTATTAGGAAAAACACCGGATACAATCGTGATTGTTGCAACGGTTCGGGCCCTGAAGATGCATGGTGGCAAGGCGAAAAGTGACTTGGCGGCAGCTGATGTCGAAGCCTTAAAAGTAGGACTTTTGAACCTCGGCCAACACTTAAAAGCAATGCAAAGATATCAGGTGCCAGTTCTTGTTGCGATTAATCGCTTTGTAACTGATACACCAGAAGAAATCCAGGCGATTGAAGCGTATGCCGAGGCACAAGGAGCTAAAGCCTATGTCGCTAATGTGTGGGAAGCCGGTGGTGCCGGTGCACCTGAATTAGCACAAGCAGTGATTGAATCAACTGATATGCCTAAAAATTTCACCCCATTGTATGCCAAAGATGATAGTGCGGTTGAAAAGTTGAATTTGATTGTGCAGTCAATTTATGGTGGCGATGGCGTTGAACTCTCAGATAAAGCGCAAAAGCAATTACAACAGTTTTCAAAATTTGGTTGGGATAAGTTACCGATTATTGTCGCAAAAACGCAATATTCGTTATCGGATGATGCTAAAAAATTAGGTGCACCAGAGCACTTTAAGATTCATGTGCGAGAATTTGTACCTAAAACTGGCGCTGGTTTTTTGGTCGCATTGACGGGGTCGATTTTAACAATGCCGGGGTTACCAAAGCATCCGGCGGCATATGATATTGACATTAATCGTGATGGGACGATTACTGGATTGTTTTAA
- a CDS encoding HD domain-containing protein codes for MNLELAKEFVREELLEEQSGHDYVHIERVLTNALMLAKDMPTADVEIVSLAALLHDVIDEKVVDDVNAAISKVRAKLRDWQIESAEIAEILDIITHMSYSKNLTTRYQLTLNGQIVQDADRLDAIGAIGIGRTFYYGGHKGHLMYNPNDAAREHLDHDQYRQNSSVINHFYEKLLKLTDLMNTPKAKTIAEHRTEFMQAFLNEFDDEWHGRA; via the coding sequence ATGAATTTAGAGTTGGCGAAAGAATTTGTACGGGAAGAATTATTGGAGGAACAATCGGGGCATGATTATGTTCATATTGAACGCGTATTAACAAATGCCCTCATGTTAGCAAAAGATATGCCAACAGCTGATGTTGAAATCGTTTCGTTGGCGGCTTTATTGCATGATGTCATTGATGAAAAGGTTGTTGATGACGTAAATGCTGCAATTAGCAAGGTTCGAGCAAAGCTGCGTGATTGGCAGATTGAATCAGCGGAAATAGCTGAAATTTTAGATATTATCACCCATATGTCATATTCAAAAAATTTGACAACACGTTATCAACTGACGCTTAATGGCCAAATTGTCCAAGATGCGGATCGATTAGATGCCATTGGGGCAATTGGAATTGGGCGGACATTTTATTATGGTGGTCATAAAGGTCACTTGATGTATAACCCAAATGATGCAGCTCGTGAGCACTTAGATCATGATCAGTATCGACAAAATTCATCAGTGATTAATCATTTTTATGAAAAGTTGCTCAAATTGACTGATTTAATGAATACGCCTAAGGCAAAGACGATTGCTGAGCATCGAACAGAGTTTATGCAGGCATTTTTAAATGAATTTGATGATGAATGGCATGGACGGGCGTAA
- a CDS encoding co-chaperone GroES has product MLKPLGDRILLQVEQEQEQTVGGIVIASNAQEKSTIGKVVAISDKSIGDLQAPTAVKVGDEVLFDKYAGTEVKNAGETYLVVHEKDLIAVL; this is encoded by the coding sequence ATGTTGAAACCATTAGGAGATCGCATTTTGCTACAAGTTGAGCAAGAACAAGAACAAACGGTTGGTGGTATTGTTATTGCTTCAAATGCGCAAGAGAAGTCAACCATTGGTAAAGTCGTTGCTATTTCAGATAAGAGCATCGGTGATTTACAAGCCCCTACGGCTGTTAAAGTTGGGGACGAAGTACTATTTGATAAGTATGCCGGCACTGAGGTTAAAAATGCCGGTGAAACGTATCTTGTGGTACACGAAAAAGACTTAATCGCAGTATTGTAA
- the groL gene encoding chaperonin GroEL (60 kDa chaperone family; promotes refolding of misfolded polypeptides especially under stressful conditions; forms two stacked rings of heptamers to form a barrel-shaped 14mer; ends can be capped by GroES; misfolded proteins enter the barrel where they are refolded when GroES binds) → MAKELKFSEDARSKMQAGVDQLANTVKTTIGPKGRNVVIEQSYGAPTITNDGVTIAKSIELEDHFENMGAKLVAEVASKTNDIAGDGTTTATVLAQAIINEGLKNVTAGANPVGVRRGIELATKAAVDALHKMSKTVSTKEEVAQIASISAANEEVGALIAEAMEKVGNDGVITIEESKGIETTLDVVEGMQFDRGYMSQYMVTDTEKMEANLENPYILITDKKIGNIQEILPVLQQVVEQGRALLIIADDITGEALPTLVLNKMRGTFNVVAVKAPGFGDRRKAMLEDIAILTGGTVITDDLGLALKDVTIENLGQANKVTISKDNTTIVEGSGAKDQLADRVNLIKNQIAETTSDFDREKLQERLAKLAGGVAVINVGAATETELKERKYRIEDALNATRAAVEEGFVAGGGTALVNAISSVAALNESGDVQTGINIVQRALEEPVRQIAENAGLEGSVIVNKLKEQAVGFGYNAATDEWVDMIAAGIVDPTKVTRSALQNAASVSALLLTTEAVVAELPKEETAAPAMPQGGMPGMM, encoded by the coding sequence ATGGCAAAAGAATTGAAGTTTTCAGAAGATGCACGTTCAAAAATGCAAGCAGGTGTTGATCAACTTGCAAATACAGTTAAGACAACCATTGGACCTAAGGGACGCAATGTGGTGATTGAACAAAGTTATGGTGCACCAACGATTACTAATGATGGGGTAACCATTGCTAAGTCAATCGAATTGGAAGACCATTTCGAGAATATGGGCGCAAAGTTAGTGGCTGAAGTGGCTTCTAAAACCAATGATATTGCTGGTGATGGAACAACTACTGCCACAGTTTTGGCGCAAGCTATTATCAATGAAGGTCTTAAAAACGTGACCGCTGGTGCTAATCCGGTTGGCGTTCGTCGCGGAATTGAATTAGCAACGAAGGCGGCCGTTGACGCCTTGCATAAGATGTCAAAGACTGTTTCGACAAAAGAAGAAGTGGCCCAGATTGCCTCAATTTCTGCTGCAAATGAAGAAGTTGGTGCCTTGATTGCTGAGGCAATGGAAAAGGTTGGTAACGACGGGGTTATTACGATTGAAGAGTCAAAGGGTATCGAGACGACGCTTGATGTTGTTGAGGGAATGCAATTCGATCGTGGCTATATGTCACAATATATGGTGACTGATACTGAAAAGATGGAAGCTAACCTTGAAAATCCATATATCTTAATTACTGACAAGAAGATTGGTAATATTCAAGAGATTTTGCCAGTCTTACAGCAAGTTGTTGAGCAAGGTCGTGCCTTGTTAATTATTGCTGATGACATTACTGGGGAAGCTTTGCCAACCCTTGTTTTGAATAAGATGCGTGGAACGTTTAATGTTGTTGCAGTTAAAGCACCTGGCTTTGGTGATCGTCGTAAGGCGATGCTTGAAGACATCGCAATCTTAACTGGTGGTACAGTGATTACCGATGATCTTGGTTTGGCTTTGAAGGATGTCACAATTGAGAATTTGGGACAAGCTAATAAGGTTACAATTTCAAAGGATAACACAACCATTGTTGAAGGATCAGGAGCCAAGGACCAATTGGCTGACCGTGTCAATTTGATTAAGAATCAAATTGCTGAAACAACATCTGACTTTGATCGTGAAAAGTTGCAAGAACGTTTGGCTAAGTTAGCTGGCGGCGTTGCTGTGATTAACGTTGGTGCCGCGACTGAAACCGAATTGAAGGAACGCAAGTATCGCATCGAAGATGCTTTGAATGCGACCCGCGCTGCTGTTGAAGAAGGCTTTGTTGCTGGTGGTGGTACCGCATTGGTAAATGCTATTTCATCAGTTGCAGCCTTGAATGAAAGTGGTGATGTGCAAACTGGTATCAACATTGTTCAACGCGCACTTGAGGAGCCGGTTCGTCAAATTGCTGAGAACGCTGGCTTAGAAGGTTCAGTGATTGTTAATAAGTTGAAAGAACAAGCTGTGGGCTTTGGATATAATGCAGCAACTGATGAGTGGGTTGACATGATTGCGGCTGGAATTGTGGATCCAACAAAGGTTACACGTTCAGCTTTGCAGAATGCAGCATCTGTTTCTGCCTTACTCTTAACAACTGAAGCTGTTGTTGCAGAGTTGCCCAAAGAAGAAACAGCTGCGCCAGCCATGCCACAAGGTGGTATGCCAGGCATGATGTAA